The Halobellus sp. MBLA0158 genome has a window encoding:
- a CDS encoding DUF7139 domain-containing protein, with protein sequence MPSLSEVYRGKQSGASLRRLLFGLGLFLAGALLVVTGIVVATTDVLYGSDLAALTAKRQLGGVLAGVGVPAVFLGIFAVLPSGRLTKAAAVIGAGIAVVGVALFTHAYPCMWSGSLCGAGKPDLTLMTVSVYFLGAIVTFWCLFVGVANFKTRNDPGGTATVNVTRKRETRYVPVERDRGGFGGIGFFGGTPDGEVETQTGGRSGSSGSAGTASDGGTDAESISSPMDEPTAGGGSATDASLTANGPRPPGGSENDASGRSLDASDTYCGNCAHFEYVRTDEGIRPYCGATEELMDDMDPCEEWTSRSRRR encoded by the coding sequence ATGCCCAGTCTCTCGGAGGTCTACAGGGGGAAGCAGTCGGGGGCGAGCCTCCGGCGACTACTCTTCGGATTGGGGCTGTTCCTCGCCGGCGCGCTCCTGGTGGTGACCGGAATCGTCGTCGCGACCACGGACGTCCTCTACGGGTCCGACCTCGCCGCCCTGACGGCGAAGCGTCAGCTCGGGGGCGTGCTCGCGGGCGTCGGCGTCCCCGCGGTGTTCCTCGGCATCTTCGCCGTGCTCCCGTCCGGGCGGCTCACGAAGGCCGCGGCGGTCATCGGCGCCGGCATCGCCGTCGTCGGCGTCGCACTCTTCACGCACGCGTATCCGTGTATGTGGTCCGGATCGCTCTGCGGCGCGGGGAAGCCGGACCTGACGCTTATGACCGTCAGCGTCTACTTCCTCGGCGCGATCGTCACCTTCTGGTGTCTGTTCGTCGGCGTCGCCAACTTCAAGACGCGCAACGACCCCGGGGGCACCGCCACGGTGAACGTCACCCGGAAGCGCGAGACGCGGTACGTCCCCGTCGAGCGCGACCGCGGCGGCTTCGGCGGCATCGGCTTCTTCGGCGGCACGCCCGACGGCGAGGTCGAGACCCAGACCGGCGGCCGCAGCGGGTCCTCGGGGTCGGCCGGCACCGCCTCCGACGGCGGCACCGACGCGGAGTCGATCTCCTCGCCGATGGACGAACCGACGGCCGGAGGCGGCTCCGCGACGGACGCGTCGCTGACGGCGAACGGCCCCCGACCACCCGGCGGCTCGGAGAACGACGCGTCGGGACGCAGCCTCGACGCCAGCGACACCTACTGCGGCAACTGCGCGCACTTCGAGTACGTCCGGACCGACGAGGGGATCCGGCCCTACTGCGGGGCCACCGAGGAACTGATGGACGATATGGACCCCTGCGAGGAGTGGACCTCGCGGTCGCGGCGACGATAG
- the polX gene encoding DNA polymerase/3'-5' exonuclease PolX has product MSRNAEVASQLEEFADLLEADGVEYKPNVYRRAAENIREHPEPIEALAAEGAEAVEEIDGVGDAISAKVVEYVETGEIEELSELREELPVDIEALTRVEGVGPKTVGTLYEALGITTLDELAAAAEAGEIQEVKGFGPKTEANIRENVGFARQAQERERLGDARPLADDALAYLREVDAVAEAEVAGSIRRWRDTIGDVDVLVASESGERVVDAFTEWSTLTDVIEAGQHKASGRAGDVRIDLRVVSESEFGAALQYFTGSKDHNVRLRNVAIERDLKMNEYGVFDVSEVDDPDADQRVGERVAGETEESMYAALDLPWIPPELREGTGEINAASEGALPELLGEDDLHGDLHTHTDWSDGRSSVSEMVEAAVDRGYDYYAVTDHATGPGMVGGVGLSDDDLREQMGAIEDAREEYGEDLTLFHGVETNVDSDGDLSTGDDVLDELDVVVASPHAALGQDREAATERLVRAVEHPSVDVLGHPTGRLINEREGLEFDVERVATAASDAGTAIEINADPARLDLRGELVRVAVDAGATIAIDTDAHAPGALDYARYGVHTARRGWCEPDDVLNAWAVGDLRSFLH; this is encoded by the coding sequence GTGAGCCGGAACGCGGAGGTCGCCTCGCAGTTGGAGGAGTTCGCCGACCTCCTCGAAGCCGACGGCGTCGAGTACAAGCCGAACGTCTACCGGCGGGCGGCCGAGAACATCCGCGAGCACCCCGAGCCGATCGAGGCGCTGGCGGCCGAGGGCGCCGAGGCGGTCGAGGAGATCGACGGCGTCGGCGACGCCATCTCCGCGAAGGTCGTCGAGTACGTCGAAACGGGAGAAATCGAAGAGCTGAGCGAACTCCGCGAGGAGCTCCCGGTCGACATCGAGGCGCTCACGCGCGTCGAGGGCGTCGGCCCGAAGACCGTCGGAACGCTCTACGAGGCGCTCGGGATCACCACGCTCGACGAGCTCGCGGCGGCGGCCGAGGCCGGAGAGATTCAGGAGGTGAAGGGCTTCGGCCCCAAGACGGAGGCGAACATCCGCGAGAACGTCGGGTTCGCCCGGCAGGCCCAAGAGCGCGAGCGCCTGGGCGACGCGCGGCCGCTCGCCGACGACGCCCTCGCGTACCTCCGCGAGGTCGACGCCGTCGCGGAGGCGGAAGTCGCGGGGTCGATCCGCCGCTGGCGCGACACCATCGGCGACGTGGACGTGCTCGTCGCCAGCGAGTCGGGCGAGCGCGTCGTCGACGCGTTCACCGAGTGGTCGACGCTGACCGACGTCATCGAGGCCGGCCAGCACAAGGCCAGCGGCCGGGCCGGCGACGTCCGGATCGACCTCCGAGTCGTCTCGGAATCCGAGTTCGGCGCCGCGCTCCAGTACTTCACCGGGAGCAAGGACCACAACGTCCGGCTCCGGAACGTCGCGATCGAGCGGGACCTGAAGATGAACGAGTACGGCGTCTTCGACGTCTCGGAGGTCGACGATCCCGACGCGGACCAGCGCGTCGGCGAGCGGGTCGCCGGCGAAACCGAGGAGTCGATGTACGCCGCGCTCGACCTGCCGTGGATACCCCCCGAACTCCGCGAGGGGACCGGCGAGATCAACGCCGCCAGCGAGGGAGCCCTCCCGGAGCTACTGGGAGAGGACGACCTCCACGGGGACCTCCACACCCACACCGACTGGTCCGACGGGCGCAGTAGCGTGAGCGAGATGGTCGAAGCCGCCGTCGACCGCGGCTACGACTACTACGCCGTGACCGACCACGCGACCGGACCGGGGATGGTCGGCGGCGTCGGCCTCTCGGACGACGACCTGCGGGAACAGATGGGAGCGATCGAAGACGCCCGCGAGGAGTACGGCGAGGACCTGACGCTCTTTCACGGCGTCGAGACGAACGTCGACAGCGACGGCGACCTCTCGACCGGCGACGACGTCCTCGACGAACTGGACGTCGTCGTCGCCTCCCCGCACGCCGCGCTCGGCCAGGACCGGGAGGCGGCCACGGAGCGGCTCGTCCGCGCGGTCGAACACCCCAGCGTCGACGTCCTGGGCCACCCGACGGGACGGCTGATCAACGAGCGCGAGGGACTGGAGTTCGACGTCGAGCGGGTCGCGACCGCCGCTTCCGACGCCGGGACCGCGATCGAGATCAACGCCGACCCCGCGCGTCTGGACCTGCGCGGCGAGCTCGTCCGCGTCGCCGTCGACGCCGGCGCGACGATCGCGATCGACACCGACGCCCACGCCCCGGGCGCGCTGGACTACGCGCGGTACGGCGTCCACACCGCCCGTCGCGGCTGGTGCGAGCCCGACGACGTACTGAACGCGTGGGCCGTCGGCGATCTGCGATCGTTCCTGCACTGA
- a CDS encoding MBL fold metallo-hydrolase: MVESDWGDWLPRAVESADPETVAIWYLGCNGFILKGSAGTTVAIDPYLGTGDPPRTVRMIPVPFDPADVAEMDAVFATHEHTDHTHGPSQAPILERTGADFYAPDDSLSVAYDDEAWLDEYDLDEAQFHEVAEGDTLDVGEFTVHVEISHDPDSTHPVSYVFEHDSGTFFHGGDTKPHEDFDAVGERYDVDLGVLAFGAIGNIDDKQTGEPKRTRWYSTENEAVKAASDLRFDRLLPSHWDMWKGLTADPKALHHHARSYEYPKSLEIAEIGDRVDL, from the coding sequence ATGGTCGAAAGCGACTGGGGCGATTGGCTCCCGCGTGCGGTCGAATCGGCGGACCCCGAGACGGTCGCGATCTGGTATCTCGGGTGCAACGGATTCATCCTCAAGGGGTCGGCCGGAACGACGGTCGCGATCGATCCCTACCTGGGCACGGGCGACCCGCCGCGGACGGTCCGGATGATCCCGGTGCCGTTCGACCCCGCGGACGTCGCGGAGATGGACGCCGTCTTCGCGACCCACGAGCACACCGACCACACCCACGGTCCGAGTCAGGCCCCGATCCTGGAGCGCACGGGCGCGGACTTCTATGCCCCCGACGACTCCCTTTCGGTCGCCTACGACGACGAGGCGTGGCTCGACGAGTACGACCTCGACGAGGCGCAGTTCCACGAGGTCGCCGAGGGCGACACCCTCGACGTCGGGGAGTTCACCGTTCACGTCGAGATCTCCCACGACCCCGACTCGACCCATCCGGTGTCGTACGTCTTCGAACACGACTCGGGGACGTTCTTCCACGGCGGCGACACGAAGCCCCACGAGGACTTCGACGCGGTGGGCGAGCGCTACGACGTCGACCTCGGGGTGCTGGCGTTCGGCGCGATCGGCAACATCGACGACAAGCAGACGGGCGAGCCGAAGCGCACGCGGTGGTACTCCACGGAGAACGAAGCCGTGAAGGCCGCCTCGGACCTCCGGTTCGACCGCCTCCTCCCGAGCCACTGGGATATGTGGAAGGGGCTGACCGCGGACCCGAAGGCCCTCCATCACCACGCGCGGAGCTACGAGTACCCGAAGTCGCTGGAGATCGCCGAGATCGGCGATCGCGTGGACCTCTGA
- a CDS encoding Mut7-C RNAse domain-containing protein yields MTDRTTDEAANDRAGTDPSRLLLDAMLGKLTTYLRMCGYDAAYVLERDGERARPDSDPGDDEIAAMARASDRTLLTRDSDLAARVDGAVLVKSKDVRQQLREVDDAGYDLSLSESPKRCAACNGELRSVDADESLPSYAPDPAETDCWRCLDCGQAFWKGSHWDDVAETLGEL; encoded by the coding sequence ATGACGGACCGGACGACGGACGAGGCGGCGAACGACCGGGCGGGGACGGATCCGTCGCGGCTCCTCCTCGACGCGATGCTCGGCAAGCTCACCACCTATCTGCGGATGTGCGGCTACGACGCCGCGTACGTGCTGGAACGCGACGGCGAGCGCGCGCGACCGGACTCCGACCCGGGCGACGACGAGATCGCCGCGATGGCCCGCGCCTCGGACCGGACGCTCCTCACCCGCGATTCGGATCTCGCAGCGCGCGTCGACGGCGCGGTGCTCGTCAAGAGCAAGGACGTCCGGCAGCAACTCCGTGAGGTCGACGACGCGGGCTACGACCTCTCGCTATCCGAGTCACCGAAGCGGTGTGCGGCCTGCAACGGCGAGCTTCGGTCGGTCGACGCCGACGAGTCACTTCCCTCGTACGCGCCCGATCCCGCCGAGACCGACTGCTGGCGGTGTCTGGACTGCGGGCAGGCGTTCTGGAAGGGTAGCCACTGGGACGACGTGGCGGAGACATTAGGAGAGCTGTGA
- a CDS encoding DUF5789 family protein, with protein MADEEESEGPVVELGEETPVEGQPLARVAARLTWPHEKSRIEDQEGDSVIRTPSGPQQLSDVLAEVDETYFDSRQSFVNHVKDAVGDGPIPTE; from the coding sequence ATGGCAGACGAGGAGGAATCCGAGGGTCCCGTCGTCGAGTTGGGCGAGGAGACGCCCGTCGAAGGACAGCCGCTCGCGCGGGTCGCCGCGCGCCTCACCTGGCCCCACGAGAAGAGCCGGATCGAAGACCAGGAGGGCGACAGCGTCATCCGGACGCCGTCGGGACCACAGCAGCTCTCGGACGTCTTGGCGGAGGTCGACGAGACGTACTTCGACTCCCGCCAGTCGTTCGTGAACCACGTCAAAGACGCTGTCGGCGACGGTCCGATCCCGACGGAGTAG
- a CDS encoding DUF5788 family protein has protein sequence MKEFERKQLLERVNREAATVGADIPDAIDVQGEEIDLRDFVFEIKRRDTIPSGERERVERAKKNLRRERLQRLQRIEDGEISYEKGEELAESIVGIDRALNALEQLRPVDLEQEADVQEAADRKRWMKFLKQALGREDAGGSGRRL, from the coding sequence GTGAAGGAGTTCGAACGGAAACAGTTGCTGGAGCGGGTCAACCGCGAGGCCGCGACCGTCGGTGCGGACATCCCGGACGCGATCGACGTCCAGGGCGAGGAGATCGACCTCCGGGACTTCGTCTTCGAGATCAAGCGCCGCGACACGATCCCCTCGGGCGAGCGCGAACGGGTCGAGCGCGCGAAGAAGAACCTCCGCCGGGAGCGCCTCCAGCGCCTCCAGCGGATCGAAGACGGCGAGATCAGCTACGAGAAGGGCGAGGAGCTCGCCGAGAGCATCGTCGGAATCGACCGGGCGCTGAACGCCCTCGAACAGCTCCGGCCGGTCGACCTCGAACAGGAGGCAGACGTCCAGGAGGCCGCCGACCGGAAGCGCTGGATGAAGTTCCTGAAGCAGGCGCTCGGACGCGAGGACGCCGGCGGGAGCGGGAGGCGGCTGTGA
- a CDS encoding CPBP family glutamic-type intramembrane protease, with amino-acid sequence MSVHARLRDAAAESTWLQRSVVVGLALSIAWSSWSVPPSDLTARAVRDVVVFLLIPATLAATHGRDLGFHVDRRALRDTLALAAFVFPFYLVGASLPSIRAYYPMWETSTALGEFLPHMVQQLLVVVAAETYYRGLLCVGVSDEFGFKSVFISPVVYALHHVGKPPIELLLSGPTDVLFGAVDYHSQSLLPSIVAHGLGLTLLDWLTLHDPVIPPEAVLSALRWLPVPL; translated from the coding sequence GTGTCGGTCCACGCCCGCCTCCGCGACGCCGCCGCCGAGTCGACGTGGCTCCAGCGGTCGGTCGTCGTCGGCCTCGCCCTCTCGATCGCGTGGAGTTCGTGGTCGGTACCGCCGTCTGACCTCACCGCACGGGCCGTCCGCGACGTGGTCGTCTTCCTCCTGATTCCCGCGACGCTGGCGGCCACACACGGCCGCGATCTGGGGTTCCACGTCGACCGGCGCGCCCTCCGCGACACGCTCGCGCTCGCGGCGTTCGTCTTTCCCTTCTACCTCGTGGGGGCGTCGCTCCCCAGCATCCGCGCGTACTATCCGATGTGGGAGACCTCGACCGCGCTCGGGGAGTTCCTCCCGCATATGGTCCAACAGCTCCTCGTCGTCGTCGCCGCCGAGACCTATTATCGCGGACTGCTCTGTGTCGGCGTCAGCGACGAGTTCGGCTTCAAGAGCGTCTTCATCTCCCCGGTCGTCTACGCGCTCCACCACGTCGGGAAGCCCCCGATCGAACTGCTGCTGTCGGGGCCGACAGACGTCCTCTTCGGCGCGGTCGACTACCACAGCCAGTCGCTGCTCCCCTCGATCGTCGCCCACGGGCTGGGGCTCACGCTCTTAGACTGGCTGACGCTCCACGATCCGGTCATACCGCCCGAGGCGGTGCTCTCGGCGCTCCGATGGCTGCCGGTGCCGTTGTAG